From a region of the Cherax quadricarinatus isolate ZL_2023a unplaced genomic scaffold, ASM3850222v1 Contig46, whole genome shotgun sequence genome:
- the Tob gene encoding protein Tob1, with product MHLEIQVALNFVISYMYNKLPRRRVNIFGEELEKALKEKFEGHWYPDKPMKGSAYRCLKAGDPIDPVLEKAAREAGMEVREIKDNLPEDLAVWVDPGEVSYRIGEKGQIKVLYSEAAESATQEENLDKEVTKTFNPEAQCFKPIDNLSSSLSNVSISPKSTSPYSGSSPTPPFKQREASPINAFLNKSSAPLTFTTATFAQTKFGSTKLKTSTKRANRMSPTEFSHYIKQRQMIQQQQHVQQQQQQAVAVATAGFGSQFPPSRPRSLSPNPPLEPQGVYFPGGAPAGGAYNPWGRGMFDQSFTSPSFFTDLLPPVSQPAAGPKFPPMYEPLSGGMMGGAAPGAASMGAGDKATALNEGVMGVYPASQYQHLLVAN from the coding sequence ATGCACCTCGAAATCCAAGTGGCGCTCAATTTCGTCATTTCGTACATGTACAACAAACTGCCACGGCGGCGCGTCAACATCTTCGGTGAAGAGTTGGAGAAGGCACTGAAGGAGAAATTCGAAGGACACTGGTACCCAGACAAACCTATGAAAGGTTCAGCCTATCGCTGTCTCAAAGCCGGGGATCCCATTGACCCGGTGTTGGAGAAGGCGGCGCGGGAGGCGGGTATGGAAGTACGGGAAATCAAGGACAACCTGCCAGAGGATCTCGCTGTCTGGGTAGACCCCGGCGAGGTGTCCTACAGGATCGGAGAGAAGGGCCAGATTAAAGTCCTGTACTCCGAGGCTGCAGAATCCGCTACACAGGAGGAGAACCTCGACAAGGAGGTGACCAAAACGTTCAACCCAGAGGCCCAGTGTTTCAAGCCCATTGACAACTTGAGTTCGTCCCTCAGCAACGTGTCGATCAGCCCGAAGTCGACGTCGCCATACTCTGGCAGCTCGCCCACGCCGCCCTTCAAGCAGCGGGAAGCCTCACCCATTAACGCCTTCCTTAACAAAAGTTCCGCCCCTCTCACCTTCACAACTGCTACCTTCGCCCAGACAAAGTTTGGCTCCACGAAACTAAAGACGAGCACTAAGCGCGCTAACCGCATGTCACCCACAGAGTTCTCTCACTACATCAAACAGCGACAGAtgatccagcaacagcagcacgtacagcaacagcaacagcaagcgGTGGCGGTAGCGACGGCTGGGTTCGGCAGTCAGTTCCCACCGTCCAGGCCTCGATCCCTCAGTCCCAACCCTCCCCTGGAGCCTCAAGGTGTTTACTTCCCCGGGGGAGCCCCAGCAGGTGGGGCGTACAACCCGTGGGGCCGCGGCATGTTCGACCAGAGCTTCACATCACCGTCCTTTTTCACAGACCTGCTGCCACCTGTTAGCCAGCCGGCAGCCGGACCTAAGTTCCCACCCATGTACGAGCCGCTGAGCGGCGGAATGATGGGCGGGGCGGCTCCTGGTGCCGCTTCCATGGGCGCCGGGGACAAGGCGACAGCGCTGAACGAGGGCGTGATGGGCGTATACCCAGCGTCACAGTACCAGCACCTGCTAGTAGCTAACTAG